The window TCTGGCACGGAGCCAGAGGTGGTAATAAATCGATGGCGAATATCCGCTAAGAGTTGCTTAGCTTGGTGGCGCAACTGCTCGATTTCTTGGGGATTGTCGATGCGGATGACGTGGAGCACGATGACTTCACCATCACTGCGGCGGGCGAGTTCTGCGGCTTTGGTCAGCACCCGTGTCGCTAGGGGAGAGGTATCAACCGCTGCCAGTAACACAATCTGACGGGAAACGGTTACTTTGGTTGGGTCAACCTCGCCCTGCTCTAGCAATTTGGGGGCCAGCGTGGGGATTGCCCAAGCTCCCAGGGGTGCAGTTACCAGAATGGAGAGGGCAGAGAGGGCCAAGATTGTCTCGCCACCAGCAATTCCCTGAGCTAGGGGAATAGCGCCGATCGCTGCCTGCACGGTTGCTTTTGCTGAATTTCCTGGTAGCAGAAACAGGCGTTCTTGCCAAGTCCAGTTGCTGCCCACGGTGGAGAGGTACCAGCCCAGCGATCGCCCAACTAGGGTACCGATCGCCAACACCAGTAACCCCACCAGCAATGTATTCCCCAATACATGCAATTGAATGCTGGCTCCTAACAGCACAAACAAGATAATTTCAGCAATCACCCACAGACTATCAAACCCGCCCCGCAGCCGTCGTGCTAGGGGGGCATCCAATTCAATCAGAAAAAATCCAGTGGCCATAACGGCCAGATAGCCTGAGAAAATCGGCACATCTTCTGCCAAAACCACCAGCAACAGAGCAAAGCCTGCTGCCACTAGGGCATCTTGCACAGCGTTTTGTGTCCAGTTCTGTTTGGCGAGTAGTGACACTAACATCCGGGCGGTTAACCAACCCAACAGAATCCCTAAGCCAATCTGGCAGAGGATCTGCAAGGGCAGCAGTTGTAAGGGACTGAGGGTAAGGCCGCCGGGTAAGGTGATGCCAGTGGCCGTGCTCTGGGAAAGAAATGCAAGCAGCAGGCTAAACACCAACAGCAACAGCACATCAGACAGGGCGCTACCAGTCAAGATGGCATCGGGGATGCCTTTTTTAACTCCCCATCCCAAACTTTTTAACCGCAGCATTCCGGGGACGATGACGGCAGGCGATTCTGCCCCAAGCACACAGCCCAACAGTAGGCCGGTGGCAAAATCAAACTGAAACAGCCACATGGCAGCAAGCGCGATCGCCAGAGCTTCACAAGCTGCGGGCAAAAATCCTAGCCGTAGGGCAACGGAGCCTTGCTGAGCTAACTTTTCTCGATCGAGTCCCAGCCCTGCTTTCATCAAAATGACCATGACGGCGATCGTGCGCAGGGAGGTAGCTGCCCCCAAAACCTCTGGACTAATGACATTGCCCACCTGTGGC of the Cyanobacteriota bacterium genome contains:
- a CDS encoding cation:proton antiporter, translated to MLESLIWILLMGFFVGQIARRLRAPALIGMVLAGIVLGPQVGNVISPEVLGAATSLRTIAVMVILMKAGLGLDREKLAQQGSVALRLGFLPAACEALAIALAAMWLFQFDFATGLLLGCVLGAESPAVIVPGMLRLKSLGWGVKKGIPDAILTGSALSDVLLLLVFSLLLAFLSQSTATGITLPGGLTLSPLQLLPLQILCQIGLGILLGWLTARMLVSLLAKQNWTQNAVQDALVAAGFALLLVVLAEDVPIFSGYLAVMATGFFLIELDAPLARRLRGGFDSLWVIAEIILFVLLGASIQLHVLGNTLLVGLLVLAIGTLVGRSLGWYLSTVGSNWTWQERLFLLPGNSAKATVQAAIGAIPLAQGIAGGETILALSALSILVTAPLGAWAIPTLAPKLLEQGEVDPTKVTVSRQIVLLAAVDTSPLATRVLTKAAELARRSDGEVIVLHVIRIDNPQEIEQLRHQAKQLLADIRHRFITTSGSVPEEIVQTAQEYGVAEIIMGKRGHRPLEDVLVGSVSQAVLETSPLPVLLVEADVNALTVR